Below is a genomic region from Desertifilum tharense IPPAS B-1220.
CCATTAAACCCGATGTTAATTCTCGATAGGTTTCAATAATATCAATCACTTGAATCGTATGGTCGTAGCAATCTCGTAAATAAATCTGGACATCCGGGCGGATCAACGGACTAATATCGCGCATTAGCTTGCTACAGGTTTCGCGCTGCGGCCAAATACAACGTCTTAGGGCTAAAAGTTCTCGACGAATGCGATAAATTTTCTCTAAGGTTTTGCGAGTAGGATTGGTGACGACTTCATCTTCTAGTTGATCGATGCGCTCTCCATACACTTCTAGAATGGGGAAAAAGCCATCAATAATCCCATCCAGTAAAGCATAGGTTAAATAATCTACCCCATGTTTGCGAATAGTGCCCCGGTTGTGGCGAATGCGCTGGCGCACGGGTTCAAAAGAATCATGTTCGGGTTCTTCTTGAACAGTCAAAAGATAATGTTTGCCGACTACAAAGCTCACTTGTTCGATCCAAAAACTATCTTCCTGTTCGTTTAACATTGCCATTTGAGCAATGATCACTAACTGGTCTTTGTAATCCTCAATTTTAGGACGTTGAGGGACATTAACAATATCTTCTAATATCAAAGGATGGAGATGAAAAACCTTACCCAACCGTTGCAAAACATCTTCGCTTCCCAACCCTTGAACATCAATCCAAGACACCGATTCGCTATCTAAATAAGGAACGCAAGCTTCAGGCGTTGCCAGTTGAACTCGCGTTGCAGTTGTTTCGCTATAATCAATAAGAACAATACTGGGCGGGTCTGCATCTTCCTCAATATTGAGCGTACCGGGCAAGCTTCCCGGTTCGTCATAATAATAATCAAAAAGATCGACTTCTTCTTCTTCTTCCAACGCTTCGGAAACTGGAAGATTGTGATAAAGTTTATCGTACATACTTTACTCTTTGATCTAATACAAATCAATATTGACGATAGCGGAAAACATCATCCGGGTGAGATTGCGGGTCATTCATTTTAATGTCCTGAAAATTTTGATGCAAGCAATTCCACATTTTGCTGACATCGCTTAAGGTATTTCCCCAAAAACTGGAATAAAAGTGAGGTAAGAGATGATTCTTTAGGGCAAATTCTTGTTTAATGCATTCCTTTAATCGGTCGGCATATTTAATATCGCGAGTGGCTACACCATGAATAAAAAAGACCAACATGGTTATTCCTGAAACGGATAGTCTGACTGAGGCGATCGCAAATTTAGGCAAACTGCGAGTCAAAAAATAGGGCAAGCATCGCTTACCCTACTTCAGAATATACAACTAATCAGGATTTGGCGTGTAGCTAGGGACAGACTACATCATGCCCATGCCGCCCATACCGCCCATACCCATACCGCCCATGCCACCCATGCCGCCCATACCGCCCATGCCGCCCATATCGGGGGCTGCGGACTTCGGTTCGGGCTTCTCAACCACTAGCGCTTCAGTGGTGAGTACCATTCCTGCAATTGAACCTGCATTTTGCAAGGCCGAACGCACGACTTTTGCCGGGTCAATAATCCCTGCGGCAATCAAGTCTTGGTATTCGCCAGTCGCAGCGTTATAGCCGATGTTAAATTCGGTTTCGCGGACTTTCTCAACCACCACGCTTCCTTCTACACCCGCATTATCTGCCATTTGGCGCAAAGGAGCTTCTAGGGATTTTTGGACAATATCCGCACCAATTCTTTCCTCATCTTTGAGTTGGGCTTTAACAGCTTCAACTTTAGTGCTGAGGTGAATTAACGTGGTACCACCGCCGGGGACGATGCCTTCTTCTACCGCCGCCTTAGTGGCGTTGAGGGCATCTTCAATCCGCAGTTTGCGGTCTTTGAGTTCGGTTTCAGTAGCTGCACCGACTTTGATCACGGCAACGCCGCCTGCGAGTTTAGCGATCCGTTCTTGCAGCTTTTCTTTGTCGTAGTCGGAGTCAGTCTCTTCAAGTTGCTTGCGAATTTGACCGATCCGCTTTTGCACGTCGGATTTAGTCGCGCTATCAGCAACGATGGTGGTCGATTCTTTGTCAATCGTGACCTTGCGGGCGGTTCCTAGCATCTCTAGGGTGGCGGTATCGAGGCTGAGACCGATTTCTTCAGAGATTACTTGACCGCCAGTGAGAACGGCAATGTCTTCTAACATTTGCTTGCGGCGATCGCCAAAACCAGGCGCTTTCACCGCCGCCGCATTCAGAACGCCACGGGCTTTATTGACAACCAGGGTTGCTAGGGCTTCTCCTTCTAAATCTTCAGCAATAATCAGTAGGGGAACGCCAGCACGGGCAATCTTTTCCAGGACGGGTACGAGGTCTTGGATCGCGCCGATCTTGCGATCGGTAATCAGCAGACGGGCGTTTTCAAACTCAACGACCATCTGTTCGTTGTCGGTGATGAAGTAGGGAGACAGATAACCGCGATCGATTTGCATCCCTTCCACAACCTCAAGTTCTGTCACCAAAGATTTGGATTCTTCTACGGTAATCACGCCGTCTTTGGTAACTTTATCCATTGCTAGGGCGATCATTTTGCCGACTTCTTCATCGTTTCCGGCAGAAATGGTGGCCACTTGCGCGATCGCGCTACCTTCTACAGGTTTAGCAACGTTAACGATTTCTTGAACGAGGAGGTTAATCGTTTTGTCGA
It encodes:
- the corA gene encoding magnesium/cobalt transporter CorA, encoding MYDKLYHNLPVSEALEEEEEVDLFDYYYDEPGSLPGTLNIEEDADPPSIVLIDYSETTATRVQLATPEACVPYLDSESVSWIDVQGLGSEDVLQRLGKVFHLHPLILEDIVNVPQRPKIEDYKDQLVIIAQMAMLNEQEDSFWIEQVSFVVGKHYLLTVQEEPEHDSFEPVRQRIRHNRGTIRKHGVDYLTYALLDGIIDGFFPILEVYGERIDQLEDEVVTNPTRKTLEKIYRIRRELLALRRCIWPQRETCSKLMRDISPLIRPDVQIYLRDCYDHTIQVIDIIETYRELTSGLMDVYLSSVSNKMNEIMKLLTVISSIFIPLTFIVGVYGMNFDHDASPLNMPELEWYFGYPACWALMIATASGLVYFFWRRGWFENVSSLKDE
- the groL gene encoding chaperonin GroEL (60 kDa chaperone family; promotes refolding of misfolded polypeptides especially under stressful conditions; forms two stacked rings of heptamers to form a barrel-shaped 14mer; ends can be capped by GroES; misfolded proteins enter the barrel where they are refolded when GroES binds), giving the protein MAKIVSFKEESRRSLEQGVNALADAVKITLGPRGRNVLLEKKFGAPQIVNDGITVAKEIELEDPLENTGARLIQEVASRTKDIAGDGTTTATVLAQAMIREGLKNVAAGANPVSLKRGIDKTINLLVQEIVNVAKPVEGSAIAQVATISAGNDEEVGKMIALAMDKVTKDGVITVEESKSLVTELEVVEGMQIDRGYLSPYFITDNEQMVVEFENARLLITDRKIGAIQDLVPVLEKIARAGVPLLIIAEDLEGEALATLVVNKARGVLNAAAVKAPGFGDRRKQMLEDIAVLTGGQVISEEIGLSLDTATLEMLGTARKVTIDKESTTIVADSATKSDVQKRIGQIRKQLEETDSDYDKEKLQERIAKLAGGVAVIKVGAATETELKDRKLRIEDALNATKAAVEEGIVPGGGTTLIHLSTKVEAVKAQLKDEERIGADIVQKSLEAPLRQMADNAGVEGSVVVEKVRETEFNIGYNAATGEYQDLIAAGIIDPAKVVRSALQNAGSIAGMVLTTEALVVEKPEPKSAAPDMGGMGGMGGMGGMGGMGMGGMGGMGMM